The window ATGCTCGATACGATGATGACGACGGATGGCGCCGAATTCGGCAAAGTGGAAATGGTCGACGTCGGCTTTGAGCTCAATTCTTCTTTGATTTCTGAGAAGACGGATGCGGTCATTGGCGCATATATTAATCACGAAGTGCCGCTACTGGAGCATGAGGGCTTTCCGACAGGGTATATCGATCCGACTGATTACGGCGTCCCATCTTTTTATGAACTCGTTGTCGTGACGAGCGATGAGACGTGGGAAAAGGAGCAGAACAACATCCGGGCGTTCTGGCGGGCAGCTGGCAAGGCATTTGCCGATATGGAAAACGATCCGGAAGAAGCATTGGCGACTTTATTGAAACATCAAGATGAAGCGAACTTCCCGCTTGTGGAAGAAGTGGAACGGGAATCCCTGTCCATCCTCCTCCCGAAAATGAAAGCACCGCAGACATTCGGAGAACAGGATGCGGAAACGTGGAAAGTGATGGCGGATTGGATGCTGGAGACGGGGCTGTTGACCAAGGACCCTAATCTGGATGGAATTTTTGAAGAAATGTAATCGTAAAGGGCCGCGGCTACTGAATGCTGCGACCCTTTTTTCTAGAGGACTTTCAAAATTCTTTATCCGTCCAGTTCCTTTTTTTCTTTCAAAAGCTTTTGGAATTCGCGTTCCAGCTCTGGAGAAGGCTCTATGCTTAAGCGGCTCAATACATCAGAAATTTTCGTTTCCAACAGCAACCGCCGATCCTGATCAGTGCCTTGCGTCGTGGTCGGCTTGTTTTGATATTGATGCCAATCGCCTTCGAATACTTCCATTTCTTGATCGCGGATGACGACAATCCTGTTAGCCACCTCCTCTATGAAGCGCCGATCATGGGAAGCGAAGATTACGCTGCCTGCATAGTCTTTCAGTAGGGATTCCAATGCTTCCACGGCTTCGGTATCCAAGAAATTCGTCGGTTCATCTAAAATCAATGTATTGCAATCACTTAAAAAGAGTTTAGCGAGTGCAACCTTCACCCGCTCCCCACCGCTCAATACGTGGACCGGCTTATGGACATCCTCTCCAAAAAAGTGCATTCTCGCAAGGACTGTCCTGATGAGCGTTTCATCTTGCTTCGAAGAGGACTGGACATTGTCGATGATCGTTTTTTCTACATCCAGAATGGTTAAATGTTGGCTGAAATAACCCCAATTCACGGAAGGTGAAAAGATCATACCGGGATCTTGCTGAACGAGCTT is drawn from Sporosarcina sp. FSL W7-1349 and contains these coding sequences:
- a CDS encoding ABC transporter substrate-binding protein, whose translation is MKKWIGLFASAILMLLLGACSETKEENQKVSIMLDWYPNAVHSFLYIAQDKGYFEAEGIEVDIQFPANPSDPINLAAAGKVTLGITYQPDVLIAKTEQSIGIKSVGALVRSPLNHIAFLKESGIASPKDLEGKTVGYTGIPLNEAMLDTMMTTDGAEFGKVEMVDVGFELNSSLISEKTDAVIGAYINHEVPLLEHEGFPTGYIDPTDYGVPSFYELVVVTSDETWEKEQNNIRAFWRAAGKAFADMENDPEEALATLLKHQDEANFPLVEEVERESLSILLPKMKAPQTFGEQDAETWKVMADWMLETGLLTKDPNLDGIFEEM